A window of Marmota flaviventris isolate mMarFla1 chromosome 11, mMarFla1.hap1, whole genome shotgun sequence genomic DNA:
tgcctACATATGGTCTTTGGAAAAACAAGCCTTTGGAggttgatatctttttttttttttttttggtatcaggaattgaacacaggggcacttaactactgagccaaatcgctagtcctttttaaaatttgtaattttgagaccggttctcagttgcttagggccttgctaacttgctgaggctaggtagcttcaaacttgcaatcctcctgcctcagccgcccaagttgctgggattacaggcatgtgccaacatgcctGACTAGAGATTATTTCTTGACAGCTATGGGTGATGTTTCTATTTTGCCAATCTTTCAGAAAACAGTTGCTTATAATGAATATACTGATTAGTACTTATTTGGTATTTGAAGTAAATATACTTAACAAATACACCAGAtcagatattttaaagttttaaatatgaactaaattttaaactataaatacTTGTCCTGAAATACTTTGAATTCTAATACTATTGATTCAGTAAGAACTCCAGCATTAGAACAATCTAAATATTACTTAAATTCTTTTCTAATCTAAACTGAATCTTCaaactaaaggggaaaaaaaacaaaaacaaaaacaaaacctctaCTAACAACAAAaagtttctcaaattatttttaaaccccAAGAAGttctattattatttccaaattctctcaatttcttcatctttctacCCATTAATACTGTTTTACCTGCAGCATAGTATAAGTTTATGCAACATATACTGATTTCTGTTGTTTATCTGATTAATTCTAGTTAAAATTCTCAGTACTTACCAAGTCATTTAAATTTCTATTAGATGACCATTAATATGCTATTGGTTTGtagttaaaaatacaaaattaaaagggaagaGGCTAAAATGTAACTGTATGGTTTTCACAGACTTGATTGCTGGGTTTTGTGTTATTATATAAAATCTATTGCTTTATCTTTCCAAATAATACAGACTACAAATATTCTCTCACCTGTCTGttaattaaatttctttacaACTTTAAAATTCGTAACATAAACATACATtcatctattatttttgttattcttttttgtgTTACATGAACCAAACTGGATATTTCCAGAAATGTTAGATAAGTGTTCATGTTTGGACTAAATTACTATGGGTAAATTCAAACAATCTTTTGAAATACCGACTTATTAGATAACCAAAAAGCATAACAATTACACAAAATAAGAAGggcaaaatatttcttaatacagGTTAAAATATGAACTTGGCAACAAAAATACCAGTTTTAAATCAAAGCTGCTCATCAGTCTTCAGTCCAGTTATCACAATGCTGTGCTTTAATAATATTCACCTTCTTTTCTAAAACATCAGAAGTCACCAGAGTTGTAAATTCTGAAAAGCTTCAATAATTTATGTAGCAGATAATTTCTTACAGTCCAATTTTTTTTGCTTCCAAGGACAATGTTGGTTCTTTGGGTTCTTGTTTAACTTGGTTCATAGAAATAGTACCTTCTGGGTTTTCTTCAACTTTAAAaccaaacataaaagaaaaatccaaagggTTAATATACTTTGACACTGGAATCTTTAGAATTATATGAattagaagaaaagcaaaaagctACAACAGTTTGGAAAAAGAACCAAGCTGCAATTCagaaaaaatagtatatttgAAAACTCAGTGCCACATCTTGGATGATAGCTCTGATTTAGGTGTGTGAACTATATGTTTATCTGAAACATTTCAGAATCCATTTACCATTCTGATTTGAAAGCACTTATAACCAAGTTAATCTAACGGTAGCATACAAACAGCACTACTGATAAGTGTTGATGGAATGTCTAACAtcaaattttcttctctctttctcaagAATATTGGTTTTTCAGTTGCTATTAGGTAACATGTTAAGGGGACCATATTTTCTCATAGAAGCATGCTCAACATATCTAATTTTTGTCTGCACATGCAGGTGTATAAGAGTTTAGCCAGAGACACAGAGAACTAGCATAGGATGAATTTGAGTGACTCTAAGAACTCATATCTAGGTGATATAGTCCCTCAAGATTGTTATCTAACTTGATAAATCATGCAAATTTGGCTCCAAACAGGGTCTTCTTTAAAACAATCTAGATCAGTACTCCCAGAAATATTGTGGCACAACACAGAGGAAGGAAACATTTGAATGGAAGAAAGCTTTGAAAGGCAAGACtgatctgggttcaaatccttgcTCTGTCACTTACTAGATGTGCACTTTAGGCAATTACTTCACTTACCTGAGCACTCATCTGTATAATTCTTCTCATGAAGAAttcacatatatttctttttcttcacatttactTAAGTTACTCAGCAGTTATAACTGCCACAGCCCTCtggataaattttctttaaaagtaatgCTTTCAACAAATCTAAAAGATAATGACTTTTTCTGAAAGGAACTATGTCACTGTTTTCTTTACCCAGAAGAATAAGAATTGAGATGGAGGGAAAATACATGTTCTAAGAATAACTTCTGTGAAGATTTTTGCTCTTCAAAGTAAACTGCAAGTCTTTGACCACAAAAGTGACTGGTCCAGAACAATTTGTATGAAGTGAAGTGACACAGGTCAAGTAGAAGTTAAAAGAGTTTACtactgggttggggttgtggctcagtggcaaagtgcttgcctagcatgtgtgaggcactgggttcgattctcagcaccacatataaataaatgaataaaataaagattcatcaacatctaaaaaaatattttaaaaaatcaacttggTTAGTAATAAAGTGAAGATAACAAGGTCCTGGACTAAACCAAGTGCCCAAGTTTTATTAGTTCCCTTTCACCTTCCATAGAACTCAGAACATGTAACTTTATaactcaaaattttcattttacccTTTGTATCTGtccacttcattttatttttacttgtgtatacatatatcattttTTGCACTAAAacagttttccatattttatgtttttatcaattttttaaagcattctagAACAATCTTTTGATTTCAcatcaagagattttttttttcccatggaaaaaaagttaattagGGAACAATAACTTCAAAGGGATTAAATAACTAGAAATAAGGAGAAATATGAAGTTGTAAGTTTAAAAGCTCTTAAACTCATGCTAATGAAATATCCCCCTTCTCTCTCATAATTTTACTTCAGTTATATAATATTATAGACCTGGTGGGTAGAaatgatagtattttttttttctgtagtgtgATATAATAATGGTAGttcataaagattaaaaaaaagttacatcaTAAGTTGATTTTAACTTACTAAGAGCTGGGTGGTTATCTATAATCCGTATTGGAATGGTCTGCACATCTCGCAAGAGAATCCTTTGGATACTTCCTTCCAGATTCTCCGTCTCAATATCTTCAACTTCCACCAGCTGATCCACTGCAACTAGATTTTGATCTGGTTCTGGGAGATTACCCATGGTAGAGGCAGTACTATTATTTTGGGTTAGGCATGTATCTGTTTGAAGGCTATGACTTTGACCAAGAAGTAGAGAATTACTATTCATTACATCATTTTCTACCGAATCCAGAAGTCTTGATGGACTGGAAGAGGGGTGGTTATTTACTGATACCAAAGCTGGTGATCCATCAGGAGAGGTAAATCGTGGTTGTAACTGCAAAcccttttaaatagaaaaaatttatatcaaaatatttggatttataatgtataatattttcatatgataCTACTCTTTTGACAAAAAACTGACACAGATAAAATATAAGTGAATAGTTGCTAATAAATATTAAGAGGACAGAAACAAGaaccaagagaaaaataatataactaAATTTGACTGCATGCATAGTTCACTTCAAACTTTTTCAAAAAAGACTATTTGAATTATCATCTTAATACAAAGAAGTCAAGAAattaataatgaagaaatatcTGATCATTATAATGCTATAACAGTTTTCTAAAATCACTAGAAGAAGAGACATGGAGAAAAAAGAGCCCCAAATTTGGCTATCTTACCTGTAATTGTGTAAATATTTTGGGCTGAAATGAGGAAAGTGAGGAGAGTAAGTGGGTTGGTTCTGGAGACAAAGAAGACCCAGCCTGATTTGCTTCCACTTTGGTGGTAACTGATTCTCCTGGTGAATTtcctaaattatataaaatacaaactattaaaacaaaaattttttattgcttcTAGGATTCTATGCTTTATTACAACCCTTTCTATCAGAAGTGAATAGCAAACAAGATCAAAGATTTGCAAAAGACTTCAAGAAATCAttattatcagaaaaagaaagaaaaataaagtcagcTAGCCCATTATTTCCAGAACCAGGCAGATAGATCATCAGAATCTCTAAGGAAAATTTAGAAAGTATATATTCCTAGTATTATGGTATAGTATAATGTGgaccccaaaagctcctgtgtgagacaatgcaagaaaatttagaggtataatgattgggttatgagagccttaaactaatcagtacATTATAATGTACTGGGTACATTATACTGGGTAATATTATTACTGGGTAATAACCAAAGACTGGTAGGGTATAGCTAGAGGAGGAAGGTCTATGgaggacatgcctttggggtttatattttgtcccttttgagtggagctctctctgctacTGATTGCcctgttctgagctgctttcctcctccacactcttacacctcatctcagacccagagcaacCAAGCTGGCTATCTATAGATTGAGATTTCTGAAATATTGAgtgccaaataaatttttccccctctaaaattgtcttaggtcttttggtcacagctatgaaaaaactgtcaaaaatgcctaggttcaatctccatttatttttctagtggtggggtttgaacacagggccttacacccctagaccttaaccttcataaatttcaTTTCAGTAGATCTGATCTGGGatctagaaa
This region includes:
- the Carf gene encoding calcium-responsive transcription factor isoform X6 translates to MEQEKAFNMLKKNLVDAGGVLRWYVQLPTQQAHQYHELETSCLPLSPSPFPVSSLEEEETTVRDENCALPSRLHPQVAHKIQELVSQGIEQVYAVRKQLRKFVERELFKPDEVPERHNLSFFPTVNDIKNHIHEVQKSLRNGDMVYNSEIIPATLQWTTDSGNILRETVTVTFAEGNSPGESVTTKVEANQAGSSLSPEPTHLLSSLSSFQPKIFTQLQGLQLQPRFTSPDGSPALVSVNNHPSSSPSRLLDSVENDVMNSNSLLLGQSHSLQTDTCLTQNNSTASTMGNLPEPDQNLVAVDQLVEVEDIETENLEGSIQRILLRDVQTIPIRIIDNHPALIEENPEGTISMNQVKQEPKEPTLSLEAKKIGL